Proteins from a genomic interval of Yarrowia lipolytica chromosome 1E, complete sequence:
- a CDS encoding uncharacterized protein (Compare to YALI0E10571g, similar to uniprot|P32875 Saccharomyces cerevisiae YOR196c LIP5 lipoic acid synthase mitochondrial precursor, similar to Saccharomyces cerevisiae LIP5 (YOR196C); ancestral locus Anc_8.606) — translation MLKRQLHSASKRSATRFSDALNKGPSFDDFLTGRAGKAAAVDPVLAASSDGKRLPKWLKTEIPKGKNLHNIREDLRGLGLHTVCEEARCPNIGECWGGSDKSKATATIMLMGDTCTRGCRFCSVKTNRNPGPLDPNEPENTAVAISKWGLGYVVLTTVDRDDLSDGGSWHFADTVKRIKEKAPHILVETLSGDFRGNLDHVTTLAESGLDVFAHNMETVEALTPFVRDRRATFQQSLSVLRQAKVAVPDLITKTSIMLGFGETDEQVEDTLMQLRGVGVDIVTFGQYMRPTIRHLKVAEYVTPEKFDYWQKRAMDMGFLYCASGPLVRSSYKAGEVFIENVLKKRNAAKAV, via the coding sequence ATGCTCAAGCGACAGCTCCATTCCGCCAGCAAACGGTCGGCCACCCGTTTTTCCGACGCACTCAACAAGGGCCCCTCGTTCGATGACTTTCTGACCGGACGAGCAGGAAAGGCAGCAGCCGTTGATCCTGTCCTGGCAGCATCGTCAGACGGAAAACGACTGCCCAAGTGGCTCAAGACAGAAATTCCCAAGGGAAAGAACCTGCACAACATCCGGGAGGACCTGCGAGGTCTGGGTCTGCACACTGTGTGTGAGGAGGCCCGATGTCCTAACATTGGAGAGTGTTGGGGTGGATCGGACAAGAGCAAGGCCACAGCCACCATCATGCTCATGGGAGACACGTGCACTCGAGGCTGTCGATTCTGCTCCGTCAAGACAAACCGAAACCCCGGCCCTCTGGACCCCAACGAGCCCGAAAACACCGCCGtggccatctccaagtGGGGTCTGGGCTATGTGGTGCTCACTACTGTGGACAGAGACGACTTGTCCGATGGAGGATCGTGGCATTTTGCAGACACCGTCAAACgaatcaaggagaaggcgcCCCACATTCTGGTCGAGACGCTATCTGGAGACTTCCGAGGCAATCTGGACCACGTTACTACTCTCGCCGAGTCTGGACTCGATGTCTTTGCCCACAACATGGAGACCGTCGAGGCTCTGACCCCCTTTGTGCGAGACCGAAGAGCCACGTTCCAGCAGTCGTTATCCGTGCTCAGACAGGCCAAGGTGGCCGTGCCCGACCTCATCACAAAGACATCTATCATGCTGGGTTTCGGAGAGACCGACGAACAGGTCGAAGACACTCTTATGCAGTTGCGGGGCGTGGGTGTCGACATTGTCACCTTTGGACAGTACATGCGGCCCACAATCCGACATCTGAAGGTGGCTGAATACGTGACACCCGAGAAGTTTGACTACTGGCAGAAGCGGGCCATGGATATGGGTTTCCTTTACTGTGCATCCGGACCTCTAGTGCGATCTTCGTACAAGGCCGGCGAGGTGTTCATTGAAAACGTGTTGAAGAAGCGAAATGCCGCCAAGGCTGTCTAA
- a CDS encoding uncharacterized protein (Compare to YALI0E10593g, weakly similar to CAGL0D00924g Candida glabrata) — protein MTGWEEQPPPYGMDESADVTASVTATSEADDPFRIVERLTNENQLLSQQVAHLERLVQALSDPSSPECQQVHQTVFAEAARFKENAETYCFELLRDSEQSEKARADARIAEVEKEMLALQQTHIAGQQELSRVTSVLNSMELAHENETSRLRAINDRRRDTIKRLRGSLDDKKFQRKENRKKIMAENAELKSSLGNLQKDIKKLEKTNGEIQSQLASTQRWAERLEETESTLQAEVEELRRENVRLNCDVEDLQSDREDEYLMDDGQRDWQALRDQLHTQYCELAAVANIINLHVKDTTVLEALSNAVKSVQNVKLSDRKRAKRKPVLSTSKSDADSEMGDYEGQPKRSKT, from the coding sequence ATGACTGGCTGGGAAGAACAGCCTCCTCCGTATGGAATGGACGAATCGGCTGACGTGACTGCCAGTGTGACTGCGACGTCCGAGGCAGACGATCCGTTCCGCATTGTGGAGCGATTGACTAACGAAAACCAGTTGCTGAGCCAGCAGGTAGCCCATCTCGAACGCCTAGTCCAGGCCTTGTCCGACCCAAGCTCCCCCGAGTGCCAGCAGGTTCACCAGACTGTTTTCGCAGAGGCTGCTCGGTTCAAGGAGAATGCAGAAACGTATTGTTTCGAGCTTCTTCGCGACTCGGAGCAGTCTGAGAAGGCCAGAGCTGACGCCAGAATCGCTGAGGTCGAGAAAGAGATGCTGGCACTTCAACAAACCCATATTGCTGGGCAGCAGGAGCTCAGTAGAGTCACATCGGTTCTGAACAGCATGGAACTGGCCCACGAGAACGAAACCTCGCGACTACGAGCCATCAATGACCGTAGAAGAGATACAATCAAGCGTCTGAGAGGGTCTCTTGACGACAAAAAGTTCCAGCGAAAAGAGAACCGCAAGAAGATCATGGCGGAAAACGCAGAACTCAAGAGCAGTCTGGGGAACCTGCAAAAGgacatcaagaagctggagaaaaCCAACGgagagatccagagccaacTCGCGTCCACTCAGAGATGGGCTGAACGCCTCGAAGAGACCGAATCGACCTTGCAGGCAGAAGTGGAGGAACTACGTCGCGAAAACGTCCGTCTCAATTGCGACGTGGAGGACCTGCAATCGGACCGAGAAGACGAATATCTCATGGACGACGGTCAGCGAGACTGGCAAGCGCTCAGAGACCAACTGCATACACAATACTGCGAGCTGGCCGCAGTAGCCAACATCATCAATCTGCATGTCAAAGACACTACTGTTCTGGAGGCTCTATCCAACGCCGTCAAGTCGGTTCAGAATGTGAAACTCAGTGATCGAAAACGAGCCAAGCGGAAACCTGTGCTTTCTACTTCAAAGAGTGATGCAGACAGTGAGATGGGGGACTACGAAGGTCAGCCCAAACGAAGCAAAACGTAG
- a CDS encoding uncharacterized protein (Compare to YALI0E10615g, no similarity possibly noncoding) gives MSPTGGFRPSQTETRCSAACIRVSVSYSLGVCPIAAVLSGEKCSHERRTRWQLISRAVNVTPSRDEKTLISLDLPFEQPPPHHTGTSIVVLYTLYWTTSRSEANLLRLRIQISIIGRNNSYHLNLPSKYRKPAGWRWRKRIRADPCNLWTASGAFSV, from the coding sequence ATGAGCCCAACCGGTGGTTTCAGACCTTCCCAAACTGAAACACGCTGCTCTGCCGCTTGTATTAGAGTGTCTGTTAGCTACTCGCTTGGAGTATGCCCAATTGCAGCAGTCCTAAGCGGGGAGAAGTGCTCACATGAGCGCCGTACCCGGTGGCAATTAATTTCCAGAGCAGTCAATGTGAccccatcacgtgacgaaaAAACTCTCATCTCCCTCGACCTGCCCTTTGAACAACCTCCACCGCACCATACAGGCACGAGTATCGTCGTACTGTATACACTATACTGGACAACCTCGCGCTCCGAAGCGAACCTCTTAAGGTTGCGGATCCAAATATCCATTATTGGAAGGAATAACAGCTACCACTTGAACCTACCGTCCAAGTACAGAAAGCCGGCCgggtggaggtggagaaagCGGATAAGAGCGGACCCGTGCAATCTATGGACCGCGTCCGGGGCGTTTTCAGTTTGA
- a CDS encoding uncharacterized protein (Compare to YALI0E10637g, similar to uniprot|Q9C257 Neurospora crassa and uniprot|P36062 Saccharomyces cerevisiae YKL146w), translating into MSYPDRRASFGSSPRQSAIQRLGTPVQVGSPNSNPGSVTGSFKDSMRESMKRFEEQADANKNVEEVTFNKRTPEEQHKNGSDSSKGGLKGLMDKGKEKDDASNKTDSNTNTTTKTTPSNSSKNNSNTKTNNNSNSNSSNDTKKDQSASPANPPNPADADTQSIHSVDIDNPNPEVVKAVGRHLVSDDKTRNYGATESENFDSLKLQGGDITRQLYKWQKEHEEGGLKRSKSFDAGEGASSSATQELGQDINSIKAPGGFRRNFIAQKVQQENGQDKPPTFLTRNFIEFLSIYGHFAGEELEEDDDDDDDDDYDGDDEVDENDYDEETPLRRRARKQRGAKPGHPPQGNASATKAVMLLLKSFVGTGVLFLPKAFFNGGLLFSACVLTMVAALSYWCFLLLIQCRMKTGVSSFGDIGGALYGPKMRSLILFSIVISQIGFAAAYIVFTSENLQAFILSVTKGETFVKIETLIFLQLIIFLPLSMIRDIAKLSGTALIADLFILLGLVYLYYWSGMIVATEGVADVKMFNPNSWSLFLGTAIFTFEGIGLIIPIQESMKKPEQFTPVLAGVMVGITALFVSMGAICYMAFGSEVKTVVISNLPQDSKFVNGVQILYSAAILLSTPLQLFPAIRIIENGLFTRSGKYNSTIKWQKNIFRFFLVFVTAFVAWGGADDLDRFVALTGSFACVPLVYIYPPLLHYKGVARGTTARTADVCIFIFGLCAMGYTTANTVGSWIGGN; encoded by the coding sequence ATGTCATATCCCGATCGAAGAGCTTCGTTCGGCTCGTCACCGCGGCAGTCTGCCATCCAGCGGCTCGGAACCCCCGTCCAGGTCGGTTCGCCCAACTCCAACCCAGGCTCGGTGACGGGCTCCTTCAAGGACTCGATGCGAGAGTCCATGAAGCGGTTCGAGGAGCAGgccgacgccaacaaaaacgtggaggaggtgactTTCAACAAGCGAACGCCCGAGGAGCAGCACAAGAACGGCAGCGACTCTTCCAAGGGAGGTCTCAAGGGCCTCATggacaagggcaaggaAAAGGACGATGCCAGCAACAAGACAGACTCAAATACgaacacaaccaccaagACCACCCCGTCTAACAGCAGcaaaaacaacagcaacaccaAAACCAAtaacaacagcaacagcaatTCGTCCAACGACACCAAAAAGGATCAatctgcttctcctgcaAACCCCCCCAACCCCGCAGACGCAGACACCCAGTCGATCCACTCTGTGGACATTGACAACCCCAATCccgaggtggtcaaggcTGTCGGCCGACATCTCGTGTCTGACGACAAGACCAGAAACTACGGAGCCACGGAAAGCGAAAATTTCGACTCCCTCAAACTGCAGGGAGGAGACATCACCCGCCAGCTGTACAAGTGGCAGAAGGAGCACGAGGAGGGCGGACTCAAGCGATCCAAGTCGTTCGATGCCGGCGAGggagcctcctcctctgcgACCCAGGAACTCGGACAGGATATCAACTCTATCAAGGCCCCCGGAGGATTCCGACGAAACTTCATTGCTCAAAAGGTGCAGCAAGAAAACGGCCAGGACAAACCCCCCACCTTCCTCACTCGGAACTTCATTGAGTTCCTGTCTATCTACGGTCATTTTGCCGgcgaggagctcgaggaggacgacgatgacgacgatgatgatgactaCGACGGAGACGATGAggttgacgagaacgacTACGACGAAGAAACCCCTCTGCGTCGAAGAGCCCGAAAGCAGCGAGGTGCCAAGCCCGGCCATCCTCCCCAGGGTAATGCATCTGCTACCAAGGCTGTCATGTTGCTGCTCAAGTCCTTTGTGGGAACCGGTGTGCTCTTCCTGCCCAAGGCCTTCTTCAACGGAGgtcttctcttctcagCCTGCGTGCTCACCATGGTGGCTGCTCTCTCTTACTGGTGTttcctgctgctgatcCAATGCCGAATGAAGACTGGCGTGTCGTCCTTTGGTGACATTGGTGGCGCCCTCTACGGCCCCAAGATGCGGTCTCTGattctcttctccattgTTATTTCCCAGATTGGTTTTGCTGCCGCCTACATTGTGTTTACGTCCGAAAACTTGCAGGCCTTCATTCTATCTGTGACCAAGGGAGAGACCTTTGTCAAGATCGAGACTCTCATTTTCCTGCAGCTCATTATTTTCCTGCCTCTGTCCATGATTCGAGACATTGCCAAGCTGTCCGGAACTGCTCTGATAGCTGATCTCTTCATTCTGCTGGGTCTCGTGTACCTGTACTACTGGTCTGGAATGATTGTTGCCACAGAGGGTGTCGCTGATGTCAAGATGTTCAACCCCAACTCCTGGTCGCTGTTCCTCGGTACCGCTATCTTCACCTTTGAAGGAATTGGTCTGATTATCCCCATCCAGGAGTCTATGAAGAAGCCCGAGCAGTTCACCCCCGTCCTTGCTGGAGTGATGGTTGGCATCACTGccctgtttgtgtccatgGGAGCTATCTGTTACATGGCCTTTGGCTCTGAGGTTAAGACTGTCGTCATTTCCAACCTGCCCCAGGACTCCAAATTTGTCAATGGTGTGCAGATTCTGTACTCTGCTGCCATTCTGCTGTCCACTCCTCTGCAGCTCTTCCCTGCCATCCGAATCATCGAGAATGGTCTCTTCACCCGATCAGGCAAGTACAACTCTACCATCAAGTGGCAGAAGAACATTTTCCGGTTCTTCCTTGTGTTTGTCACCGCCTTTGTTGCATGGGGAGGTGCCGACGATCTCGATCGGTTCGTCGCTCTCACCGGATCGTTTGCATGTGTGCCTCTGGTGTACATTTACCCTCCTCTTTTGCATTACAAGGGTGTTGCTCGAGGCACCACGGCTCGAACCGCCGATGTCTGTATTTTCATCTTTGGTCTGTGTGCCATGGGCTACACCACTGCCAACACAGTTGGTTCTTGGATTGGCGGAAACTAG
- a CDS encoding uncharacterized protein (Compare to YALI0E10659g, uniprot|Q99156 Yarrowia lipolytica Lipase 1 precursor (EC 3.1.1.3)), protein MSVTSTSLNGTFNGISEDGIEIFKGIKYANIPYRWAYAERIDDYDNGVFDCTQEGMACPQVLPFDYNIEKGPKEMPFDEFECSNLMITRPQGATNLPVFVWIHGGGNLAGNGYCSDHNPVPFVKHSIVAGRPVLHVMIEYRLSAFGYLAVPDTNGNWVGNWGARDQYTALQWISKHIVEFGGDPSQITIGGESAGSIGLHALMVHESMKPKEECIIHNVILSSGTMDRMGTGTISEDAFKPIYDGIKTLVGDINTCSADELLEAQIKAGLDLGFYLQDDFFPPDWRNVRFKVSRVLLSDVIVDGTNFKNKINPAVRVTPENDFDHKVFKLYNISTEDTWEDYHYKMMLFKGDETFIRGNQQLELLFEQENIPVWRQLFDQIHPNDPSRLCHHAVDLYYMWDNWEMPEDKHAVARQYQDTLTKFVYGQDPWPVDKLHYVHDNQFEILDKSQFGDFRNVPALKFLLGFSAEELGELTKKYTGEGHYTL, encoded by the coding sequence ATGTCTGTCACATCAACTTCTCTCAATGGAACCTTCAACGGTATCTCTGAAGACGGCATCGAGATCTTCAAGGGTATCAAGTACGCAAACATTCCGTATCGATGGGCGTATGCCGAGCGAATCGACGACTACGATAATGGCGTTTTCGACTGCACTCAGGAAGGCATGGCTTGTCCGCAAGTACTTCCTTTCGACTACAACATTGAAAAGGGGCCCAAGGAGATGCCTTTTGATGAGTTTGAATGCTCCAATCTCATGATCACTCGACCCCAAGGCGCTACAAATCTTCCTGTGTTTGTATGGATTCacggaggaggaaatcTGGCTGGAAATGGGTACTGTTCCGATCACAACCCCGTTCCTTTCGTCAAGCACTCCATTGTGGCTGGAAGACCCGTTCTTCATGTGATGATCGAGTACCGTCTCAGTGCCTTTGGGTATCTTGCTGTTCCGGACACAAATGGCAACTGGGTTGGCAATTGGGGTGCCCGAGACCAATACACAGCCTTGCAATGGATCTCCAAACATATCGTGGAGTTTGGAGGCGACCCTTCCCAGATCACCATTGGAGGAGAGTCCGCAGGAAGTATTGGACTTCACGCTCTCATGGTGCACGAGAGTATGAAGCCCAAGGAAGAGTGTATTATCCACAATGTTATCCTCTCGTCAGGGACCATGGATCGAATGGGTACGGGGACAATTTCAGAGGATGCTTTTAAGCCCATCTATGACGGTATCAAAACTCTGGTTGGAGATATCAACACCTGTTCTGCGGACGAGCTGTTGGAGGCTCAAATCAAAGCCGGCCTCGACCTCGGCTTTTACCTTCAAGACGACTTCTTCCCTCCAGACTGGAGAAACGTGCGGTTCAAAGTCTCTCGAGTTTTACTCTCGGACGTGATTGTGGATGGAACCAACTTCAAGAACAAGATCAATCCAGCGGTACGAGTAACTCCAGAGAACGACTTTGACCACAAGGTCTTCAAGCTCTACAACATATCTACCGAAGATACATGGGAGGACTACCACTATAAGATGATGCTATTTAAGGGAGACGAGACCTTTATTCGTGGaaaccagcagctggaactTCTGTTTGAGCAGGAAAATATCCCCGTCTGGAGACAGTTGTTCGACCAGATTCATCCAAATGACCCCAGTCGTCTCTGCCACCATGCCGTGGATCTCTATTACATGTGGGACAACTGGGAGATGCCTGAAGATAAACATGCAGTGGCCCGTCAGTACCAGGACACTCTGACCAAGTTTGTTTACGGACAAGACCCCTGGCCGGTCGACAAGCTCCATTATGTCCACGATAACCAGTTTGAGATCCTAGACAAGTCTCAGTTTGGCGACTTCCGCAACGTTCCAGCCCTCAAGTTTCTCTTGGGATTCTCAGCCGAAGAGCTTGGAGAACTCACGAAAAAGTACACTGGAGAGGGTCACTACACGTTGTAG
- a CDS encoding uncharacterized protein (Compare to YALI0E10681g, similar to Saccharomyces cerevisiae WAR1 (YML076C); ancestral locus Anc_4.344, weakly similar to uniprot|Q03631 Saccharomyces cerevisiae YML076c putative transcription factor) → MDEKLRRPRACENCRALKVKCLPSDSADPGGPCARCARFNKECVVNNARRKRRPKTRSKIAELEEKLEMLSRGLQVSEASAAAAGAPQGQPMIHQPLQPQPQPQQQQQQQQTQPQQHQLPPQSLPQPGPMGHIMSIGQGHGHMQSPQMHGQTPPNGGIPPQMPINGIAGMLNPSPTTQSERTPESSGTPTSASSFSVRNKDLQPRLPAAADRLFREVQNSSGNNPRNLQTGIDGVDEKQKTLATWNALVQLSAKRTELIHSTTHAYCGQLGPHNDIIARGVITQEEADMRLQQYRSVLQCLYGIVVIPDDCSVDELRSTKPFLFLAIMNSSSNAILGPKFQNTSIEINVECYKSITSEIMVVGTKSFELVQCLALMMIWYNNCELAFNQKYHLLISMAVSIANDIGINDGPFTRVSSLDSYESIMRPNIVMDPKSRECRKLWLVIYFQQVNMSSLLKKPVTITWNAYLQECCDLFSTPDSTINEIRCAKLAKVFKELEDMMAMLRSEDYKKPLDINDERTQRLVKHFDRRIDEVFTFDKRGFPIDHVLELFKSSLKISLHELSLLTNVSPTVPRTPFSEFGLNIFDLKLTPAVINSAMATADAVRTSLEGFSELYTMQILSSSTLYLARMTYCATTALMLRSCALLHPKFGDLIETEYPLQLIQKIISNMNDVVDQAGCCSHVLHFKFILHLLLFYFDRQMKTWYDLMEAKNAISPRDTEVPEILAAPIDNIGNYGIPESVYRTFPQLVSVDMDGVIPFEYSSWLLSEQYEAL, encoded by the coding sequence ATGGACGAAAAATTGCGCCGTCCGCGGGCCTGCGAAAACTGCAGGGCCCTCAAGGTCAAGTGTCTGCCCAGCGACTCGGCAGATCCAGGTGGGCCTTGTGCCCGATGCGCGAGGTTCAACAAGGAGTGTGTGGTGAATAATGCGCGACGAAAGCGGCGACCCAAGACGCGCAGCAAGATTGCggagctcgaggagaagctggagatgctCAGCCGAGGCCTTCAGGTCTCCGAAGCCTCAGCCGCGGCTGCAGGCGCTCCCCAAGGTCAGCCCATGATCCACCAACCCTTacaaccacagccacaaccacagcaacagcaacagcaacagcagacGCAGCCACAACAGCATCAGTTACCTCCGCAGTCTCTGCCGCAACCAGGACCCATGGGCCATATCATGTCTATAGGCCAGGGCCATGGCCACATGCAATCGCCGCAGATGCACGGACAAACGCCTCCTAACGGTGGCATCCCCCCTCAGATGCCGATCAATGGAATTGCAGGCATGTTGAACCCGTCTCCCACAACGCAGTCGGAACGAACGCCAGAAAGCTCTGGAACCCCGACCTCAGCATCGTCCTTCTCAGTCCGAAACAAAGACCTGCAACCAAGACtcccagcagctgcagaccGACTGTTCAGAGAAGTCCAGAACTCGTCAGGTAACAATCCCCGAAACCTCCAGACCGGAATCGATGGCGTGGacgagaagcagaagacGCTGGCGACATGGAACGCTCTGGTTCAGCTAAGTGCAAAGAGAACAGAGCTCATCCACAGCACTACTCATGCATACTGCGGTCAGTTAGGACCTCATAATGATATCATTGCGAGAGGAGTCATTACCCAAGAGGAGGCGGATATGAGACTGCAACAGTACAGATCCGTTTTGCAGTGCCTGTATGGTATTGTGGTGATTCCAGATGACTGTTCGGTAGACGAGCTTAGATCAACTAAGCCGTTTCTATTCTTGGCTATCATGAACTCGTCTTCCAACGCTATTCTCGGACCCAAATTCCAAAACACATCCATCGAAATCAATGTGGAATGCTACAAAAGTATTACCTCAGAAATCATGGTTGTAGGAACCAAATCGTTCGAGCTGGTGCAGTGTCTGGCTCTCATGATGATCTGGTACAACAACTGCGAGCTTGCGTTCAACCAAAAGTACCACCTGctcatctccatggccGTTTCAATCGCCAATGATATTGGTATCAACGACGGCCCCTTCACGCGAGTGTCTTCCCTTGACTCTTATGAATCCATCATGAGACCCAACATTGTCATGGATCCCAAGTCGCGAGAGTGTCGAAAACTGTGGCTCGTCATCTACTTCCAGCAGGTAAATATGTCCTCTCTGTTGAAGAAACCTGTCACAATCACATGGAATGCCTATCTGCAGGAATGCTGTGACCTCTTTTCCACACCTGATTCAACCATTAATGAGATCAGATGTGCCAAGCTGGCCAAAGTGTTCAAGGAGTTGGAAGATATGATGGCCATGCTTAGAAGTGAGGATTACAAGAAGCCTCTGGATATCAATGATGAACGTACTCAGCGGCTGGTCAAGCATTTCGACCGTCGAATCGACGAGGTGTTCACCTTTGACAAGCGAGGGTTCCCAATTGATCACGTTCTCGAGTTGTTCAAATCTTCTCTCAAGATCTCTCTGCATGAACTATCTCTGTTGACGAACGTGTCACCCACTGTTCCTCGAACGCCCTTCTCCGAGTTTGGTCTGAACATCTTCGATCTCAAACTGACCCCCGCAGTGATCAATAGTGCCATGGCCACTGCCGATGCGGTGCGAACATCCCTGGAGGGATTCTCGGAGCTCTACACAATGCAGATTCTGTCGTCGAGTACTCTCTACCTTGCTCGGATGACTTATTGTGCTACTACTGCACTCATGCTTCGATCATGTGCCCTACTGCACCCCAAATTTGGTGATCTGATTGAGACAGAGTACCCTCTTCAGCTGATTCAGAAGATCATCAGCAACATGAATGATGTGGTTGACCAGGCAGGCTGTTGTAGTCACGTCCTTCACTTCAAGTTCATTCTTCATCTGCTTCTGTTTTACTTTGACAGGCAAATGAAGACATGGTACGACTTGatggaggccaagaacgCCATTTCACCCCGAGACACCGAAGTGCCTGAAATCCTGGCTGCCCCCATTGATAACATCGGAAACTACGGTATTCCGGAAAGTGTATATAGAACCTTTCCCCagcttgtgtctgtggatATGGATGGTGTAATCCCCTTTGAGTACTCGTCTTGGCTTCTCTCCGAGCAGTATGAGGCTCTCTAA
- a CDS encoding uncharacterized protein (Compare to YALI0E10725g, weakly similar to uniprot|Q9UST8 Schizosaccharomyces pombe Ribonuclease H (RNase H)), producing MPKKFYAVRAGHKPGIYDYADAQKQVRGYSRSDWKGFNVLQDATDYLHATKSESETQSKHQKQLKTQPKVKEQTKVKEQTKMKEQTKIQTKAQNQSKSRPDAKSQPEAKTKTQSKTRDQSQTQSKLKFQDQPKTRDQSKSKDRPKTAVQSQVNHKTQSGVQPETKTGAKAKTKAKGKPEAETDIETATNELLSAQADVKSLTKALLEAQDRVKSHKQALQLARDNIKGGDSAEPKQSFYIVDCFIFDTREAAVMYYGGSKGVVKAASWDEATEKVRKAGYDQNHKAFSEDISYVNKQGNTVYQVLVDGACSNNGPDAKAGYGLYFGENNPWNVAASVMGTVHTSQRAELQAIMKAYQVIEKKDNGHSYEIMSDSSYAINCLTKWRHDWKKNGWKTSEGKPVENVDLIQDCIKIMDRLVKRGIALKKVQAHGDSKGNKRADVLARQGVQVARGHVGGNDASKSWSVLGLSPVSK from the coding sequence ATGCCTAAAAAGTTCTACGCGGTCAGAGCTGGGCACAAACCAGGTATTTACGACTATGCGGACGCTCAAAAACAAGTCCGAGGGTACAGTCGTTCTGACTGGAAGGGATTCAATGTGCTTCAGGATGCTACCGACTACCTCCATGCGACCAAATCAGAATCCGAAACACAATCCAAGCATCAGAAGCAACTAAAGACTCAACCCAAGGTGAAAGAACAGACCAAGGTGAAGGAACAAACCAAGATGAAGGAACAGACCAAGATACAGACCAAAGCTCAAAACCAATCCAAGAGTCGGCCAGACGCCAAGTCCCAGCCAGAGGCCAAGACTAAGACACAGTCCAAGACTCGAGATCAGTCTCAAACTCAGTCAAAGCTCAAGTTTCAGGATCAGCCCAAAACTCGAGATCAGTCCAAAAGTAAAGATCGGCCCAAGACTGCGGTCCAATCTCAAGTCAATCATAAGACGCAATCTGGTGTCCAGCCTGAAACTAAAACCGGAGCAAAAGCCAAGACCAAGGCAAAAGGAAAACCCGAGGCTGAAACCGACATTGAGACAGCGACTAACGAGCTGCTTTCGGCTCAGGCTGATGTCAAATCTCTGACCAAGGCCCTCCTTGAAGCACAGGATAGGGTCAAGTCTCACAAGCAAGCTCTACAACTGGCTCGAGACAATATTAAAGGAGGGGACAGCGCCGAACCTAAGCAATCGTTCTACATAGTGGATTGTTTCATTTTCGACACCCGAGAGGCAGCCGTGATGTACTACGGTGGGTCCAAGGGTGTGGTGAAAGCTGCGTCTTGGGATGAAGCTACCGAGAAAGTGCGAAAAGCCGGTTATGATCAAAACCACAAGGCGTTTAGCGAGGACATTTCCTACGTGAACAAACAAGGGAACACAGTCTACCAGGTGCTTGTCGATGGAGCGTGTTCCAACAATGGTCCAGATGCAAAGGCTGGGTATGGTCTGTATTTCGGAGAAAACAACCCATGGAATGTTGCTGCCTCGGTTATGGGAACGGTTCATACTAGCCAACGGGCTGAGCTGCAGGCCATAATGAAGGCATATCAAGTGATtgagaaaaaagacaatGGTCACTCTTACGAGATCATGTCTGACTCCTCGTATGCCATCAATTGTCTCACCAAGTGGCGACAtgactggaagaagaacgGATGGAAAACCAGTGAGGGCAAGCCTGTGGAGAACGTGGATTTGATCCAGGATTGTATAAAAATCATGGACAGGCTTGTCAAGCGTGGAATTGCGCTGAAGAAGGTCCAGGCTCATGGTGATAGTAAGGGAAACAAGCGGGCTGATGTTCTTGCACGACAAGGAGTCCAGGTCGCACGTGGACACGTTGGTGGAAACGATGCAAGCAAGAGTTGGTCTGTGCTGGGACTTTCTCCAGTCTCGAAATGA